From Candidatus Neomarinimicrobiota bacterium, one genomic window encodes:
- a CDS encoding DUF3131 domain-containing protein has product MPKKLIRIIILFPVISQLLTSCAVPPSLPESIPQTDLLLITPELQQITSRDSLYLRVLAEDTWKFFATFADSATGLIPDNLNARNSAPSDYTSATNIGIYMVCVAAAEDLGFISHEKAMEYLTLTLSSLQKMERYKGFHLNWYSIPAMEVTRQYVSSVDAAWLYASIAAISVKYPELNRSCQNILSGVDFAWLLDPDLGQFYLGYDLEKQEFSPYHYGMLCSESRIVSYLGLAWKQVPLSHWTQLYRVLPDTVDQYGSPHHFLQQIDQEKSFSSGYYLYKDSLQILPSWGGSMFEYLMPTLFVNEGLEAPKGLGENDKRIVAIHRDYALNYLGYQVWGMSPCATPDGGYDVFGVSDIGSHREGSREDIVTPHASILGLSLAPRWIVDNLEMLEKSFMIRGDYGFLDSVNPKTGEVAEKYLALDQGMILLSINNYLNTGSLTRTFKQVGEMTHVLEFIASEECFPLAVERKNIP; this is encoded by the coding sequence ATGCCCAAGAAATTAATTCGCATAATAATTCTCTTCCCGGTGATCTCGCAGCTACTCACCAGCTGTGCAGTTCCTCCATCCCTGCCAGAATCTATTCCTCAAACCGATTTACTTCTGATTACCCCAGAACTTCAGCAAATCACCTCCCGGGACAGCCTCTATCTCAGAGTGCTGGCAGAAGACACCTGGAAATTCTTCGCAACATTCGCTGATAGTGCCACCGGCTTGATACCGGACAATCTTAATGCCAGGAATTCCGCCCCATCAGATTACACCTCAGCCACAAATATTGGTATATATATGGTATGTGTGGCTGCTGCTGAGGATTTGGGATTCATCTCTCATGAAAAAGCCATGGAATATTTAACCCTCACCTTGAGTTCATTGCAGAAAATGGAACGCTATAAGGGTTTTCATCTCAATTGGTACAGTATTCCAGCCATGGAGGTGACACGCCAGTACGTTTCCAGCGTCGATGCCGCCTGGTTGTATGCCAGTATTGCTGCAATTTCTGTCAAATACCCGGAATTGAACAGGAGTTGCCAGAATATTTTAAGCGGTGTGGATTTCGCCTGGCTCTTAGATCCAGACCTTGGGCAATTTTATCTGGGTTATGATCTGGAGAAACAAGAATTCTCACCCTATCACTATGGAATGCTCTGTAGTGAGAGCAGAATCGTAAGCTATCTGGGACTTGCCTGGAAACAAGTTCCGTTGAGCCATTGGACCCAGCTTTATCGAGTGTTGCCCGATACCGTGGATCAATATGGTTCACCCCATCATTTCTTACAACAAATTGATCAGGAAAAAAGCTTCAGCAGTGGCTATTACCTCTATAAAGATTCCTTGCAGATTTTACCATCCTGGGGCGGGAGCATGTTTGAATATCTTATGCCCACCCTATTTGTGAACGAAGGACTGGAAGCACCCAAGGGGCTGGGGGAAAACGATAAGCGGATCGTGGCTATTCATAGAGATTACGCCTTAAACTACCTGGGATATCAAGTCTGGGGTATGAGCCCATGTGCCACACCTGATGGTGGCTATGATGTCTTTGGGGTCTCAGATATTGGTAGCCACAGGGAGGGCAGTCGTGAAGACATTGTGACACCCCATGCCAGTATTTTAGGCTTAAGTTTAGCACCTCGCTGGATTGTAGATAATCTTGAAATGCTGGAAAAGAGTTTCATGATCCGCGGAGACTATGGGTTTCTTGACTCGGTAAACCCGAAAACAGGAGAAGTGGCAGAGAAATACCTCGCCCTTGACCAGGGGATGATTCTGCTGTCAATCAATAATTATTTGAATACGGGGTCCTTAACCAGGACTTTCAAGCAGGTTGGAGAAATGACTCATGTATTGGAGTTCATTGCTTCTGAGGAGTGTTTCCCCCTAGCTGTTGAACGAAAAAATATACCGTAA
- a CDS encoding glycosyl transferase family 36 has translation MNTDRQFETELGYFNQEGTEYVIKTPRTPKPWINVLSNGRYGLTISQGGGGFSWLDHSEFNRITRWHQDLVKDDWGKYIYVRDNETGEFWSPTWLPVKTDLDEYQCRHGFGYTVFQSRVGKIKITLTLFIPMNEQMEVWDVEIENLGSESRSLSLFNYFEWTLGSSNDHHREFHKNFIETKYDSEANTIWASKRLWDIALGDRGHWNIEHPFNAFLSCTSKATGYECDKEAFLGQYGSVEKPNVVINNGSPGKQGVWQDAIASLKIPIELAPGAKQNLAYLIGMYDSTHNCEIALKKYQTLDQRVSALNEVKAYWSEILDAHQMETPDASINILANGWLKYQTISARIYGRSAYYQQSGAYGFRDQLQDSQVFLPVDVSKTEKQIKLHAAHQYIDGSVLHWWHPITEQGLHSGIADNYLWLPFLVISYLQETDNISLLHEQIPFYDDKQTESIYEHCLKSIKRSLLRTSKRGLPFIGAGDWNDGLSAVGLEEQGESVWLAHFLTYILKEFILIAGEMGDTKHQKLFQDTSLSLINAIQTTGWDGDWFIRATKDEGDIIGGKACKEGKIYLNAQTWSVISGSGTAEQQHKSMSAVQEYLLKDFGPLLLSPAYSEPDSRIGYLSRYAAGTRENGGVYTHAATWAIWAFALQGQTELAFKVYQGISPIHNGMNPQRYLGEPYVTPGNIDGPDSDYYGRGGWTWYTGSAAWLDKMVSERILGIRPTRAGLVIDPAIPAEWKQYSMTRKFRGTVYTINVTNPHNRSTGISELHVDGLIIQGNMIPPQHAKSCLVQVTM, from the coding sequence GTGAATACTGACCGTCAATTCGAAACGGAGCTGGGCTATTTTAACCAGGAGGGCACTGAATATGTCATCAAGACTCCCCGGACGCCCAAACCCTGGATAAATGTATTGTCCAATGGTCGCTATGGTTTGACGATCTCCCAGGGTGGTGGGGGATTCAGTTGGTTGGACCATTCCGAGTTTAATCGCATTACCCGCTGGCATCAGGATTTGGTGAAAGATGATTGGGGTAAGTACATCTATGTCCGAGATAACGAAACCGGTGAATTCTGGAGCCCCACCTGGTTGCCCGTAAAGACTGATCTTGATGAGTATCAATGTCGCCATGGATTTGGATATACAGTCTTCCAATCCCGTGTGGGTAAGATAAAGATTACCTTGACCCTGTTCATACCCATGAACGAACAAATGGAGGTCTGGGATGTGGAAATTGAGAACCTGGGGTCCGAATCCAGATCGCTAAGCCTGTTTAATTATTTCGAATGGACACTTGGCTCCAGCAATGATCATCACAGAGAATTCCATAAGAATTTTATTGAGACCAAATATGATTCTGAGGCGAACACAATCTGGGCCAGCAAACGTCTCTGGGACATAGCCCTGGGAGATAGAGGCCATTGGAATATCGAGCATCCCTTTAATGCCTTTCTCTCCTGTACCAGCAAAGCCACTGGATATGAATGTGACAAGGAAGCTTTTCTGGGTCAGTATGGGAGCGTTGAGAAACCGAATGTTGTTATTAATAATGGTTCGCCAGGCAAACAGGGAGTGTGGCAGGATGCTATCGCCAGTCTCAAAATTCCTATAGAACTGGCTCCAGGAGCCAAGCAGAATCTGGCATATTTAATAGGTATGTATGACAGCACTCACAATTGTGAGATCGCCCTCAAGAAATATCAGACCCTTGACCAAAGAGTTTCAGCTCTGAATGAAGTAAAAGCATACTGGTCAGAGATACTGGATGCACATCAGATGGAAACACCAGATGCATCTATTAACATTCTGGCTAACGGCTGGTTGAAATATCAGACTATTTCAGCCCGTATTTATGGTCGCAGTGCCTATTATCAGCAGAGTGGTGCCTATGGTTTCCGTGATCAGTTGCAGGACAGTCAGGTATTTCTACCTGTTGATGTGAGCAAAACTGAAAAGCAGATCAAACTCCATGCAGCCCACCAATACATAGACGGATCGGTCCTTCATTGGTGGCATCCCATTACAGAGCAGGGTTTGCATTCTGGTATTGCTGACAATTATTTGTGGCTTCCCTTTCTGGTTATCTCCTATCTACAGGAAACCGATAACATTTCACTGCTCCACGAGCAGATTCCTTTTTATGATGACAAACAAACTGAATCAATCTATGAACATTGCCTGAAATCCATTAAGCGTAGTCTGCTGCGCACAAGTAAGCGTGGACTCCCTTTTATAGGGGCTGGTGACTGGAACGATGGCCTCAGTGCTGTTGGTTTGGAGGAGCAGGGTGAATCGGTCTGGCTAGCACACTTTTTAACCTACATCCTGAAAGAATTTATCCTCATTGCTGGCGAAATGGGTGACACCAAGCACCAAAAACTTTTCCAGGACACATCTCTTTCACTGATCAATGCCATTCAGACTACAGGGTGGGATGGCGATTGGTTTATTCGGGCAACCAAAGATGAAGGCGATATCATTGGCGGCAAGGCATGTAAAGAGGGCAAAATCTACCTGAATGCACAGACCTGGTCTGTTATCAGTGGTAGCGGCACCGCTGAACAGCAACACAAGTCCATGTCTGCAGTTCAAGAATATTTACTTAAGGACTTTGGTCCCTTGCTTTTATCACCTGCGTATAGCGAACCTGATTCCCGTATTGGGTATCTTTCCCGTTACGCAGCTGGAACGCGGGAAAATGGTGGCGTATATACCCATGCAGCCACCTGGGCTATTTGGGCATTTGCACTGCAAGGTCAAACCGAACTGGCTTTTAAGGTCTACCAGGGAATTTCTCCCATACATAATGGGATGAACCCCCAGAGATACCTTGGAGAGCCATATGTGACTCCTGGAAATATTGATGGTCCTGATTCCGATTATTATGGTCGGGGGGGCTGGACTTGGTATACAGGCTCTGCAGCATGGCTCGATAAGATGGTTTCAGAGCGTATCCTGGGTATTCGACCAACTCGGGCAGGACTGGTTATCGATCCTGCCATTCCAGCAGAGTGGAAGCAATATTCCATGACCAGAAAATTCAGAGGTACCGTCTATACCATCAATGTGACTAACCCCCACAATCGCAGTACTGGTATCAGTGAGCTCCATGTTGATGGGTTGATCATTCAGGGTAACATGATCCCACCTCAACATGCAAAATCATGCCTGGTGCAGGTGACCATGTGA
- a CDS encoding PorV/PorQ family protein yields MKCFSNIINRSAVQVAVCIAVSIASWNPVLASDIISKTGTTAAQFLKIGMGSRSMAMGGAVAASVNDASALYWNPAAGAFFDKGSIQVEQISWLADMEISYYGAIIPLGNSQSVGLGLVSLSTGDMLVRTVDKPEGTGEYFSATDLAFTLSYARALTDFFSIGFNGKYIHQRIWNSHAAGIALDFGSLYYFDNRRLRIGATVSNFGQKLQYSGKDLMIVYDQNSDASGDNSHIPASLYTNAWDIPLIFRFGLAYDLPKLKFGEFTVEADAVHPNDNYEYLNLGLEWRPWSMVAIQMGYESLFQQDSEKGLTLGGSLHLNVGGLDLGFQYSYEDFGRLNYVQRIDLLLNF; encoded by the coding sequence ATGAAATGCTTTAGCAATATAATTAACCGATCTGCAGTACAGGTTGCTGTATGCATTGCTGTATCTATTGCTTCCTGGAATCCTGTTTTAGCTTCTGATATTATTAGTAAGACGGGAACCACTGCTGCGCAATTCCTGAAAATTGGTATGGGATCACGAAGTATGGCAATGGGCGGTGCTGTTGCTGCTTCGGTGAACGATGCCAGCGCCCTATACTGGAATCCTGCAGCCGGTGCCTTTTTTGACAAGGGGAGTATTCAGGTGGAGCAAATCAGCTGGCTTGCCGATATGGAAATAAGCTATTACGGCGCAATTATCCCTCTGGGAAATTCACAATCAGTGGGTCTTGGACTGGTCAGTCTCTCAACTGGTGACATGCTGGTAAGAACCGTTGATAAACCCGAAGGAACTGGAGAATACTTCTCCGCCACCGATCTGGCCTTTACCCTGTCATATGCCCGTGCACTTACAGATTTTTTCAGTATTGGGTTTAATGGGAAGTATATCCATCAGCGCATTTGGAATTCGCACGCAGCGGGCATAGCACTGGATTTTGGGAGCTTATACTATTTTGATAACCGGCGCTTGCGGATCGGTGCTACCGTTTCCAATTTTGGTCAAAAATTACAGTACAGCGGCAAGGATTTAATGATTGTATACGACCAGAATAGCGATGCATCTGGAGATAACTCCCATATACCAGCCAGTTTGTATACCAATGCCTGGGATATCCCCTTGATCTTTCGCTTTGGTTTAGCCTATGATTTGCCAAAGCTGAAATTTGGTGAATTTACCGTTGAAGCAGACGCTGTGCACCCAAATGACAATTACGAATATCTGAATCTTGGCCTGGAGTGGCGTCCCTGGTCTATGGTTGCGATTCAGATGGGCTATGAAAGTCTTTTTCAGCAAGATAGCGAAAAAGGGCTGACCCTGGGCGGATCACTTCACCTGAATGTTGGCGGATTAGACCTGGGATTCCAGTACAGCTATGAGGATTTTGGCCGTCTTAATTATGTCCAGAGAATTGACCTATTGCTCAATTTCTGA